In the Gossypium arboreum isolate Shixiya-1 chromosome 10, ASM2569848v2, whole genome shotgun sequence genome, one interval contains:
- the LOC108458677 gene encoding uncharacterized protein LOC108458677 isoform X2, giving the protein MVRPSCTIEIFILLNDDIHYPFPPRSPEKFSTRPPRATEMSLYTLPIRPTYPIITCRVSPATAPTVASPPIPPSLLPPATSAATVPSLTCALQCPHFESCSGCTHEFNLHRPVIVDEASNFFKGLGVSDFTFDSCRLWGWRCRAKLAVRGSSENPLIGLYQEGTHNVVDIPQCKAHHPNINAAVELLRKGVRELNIEPYDEDQGTGDLRYVQMAVTTHNTALPAVERYRNGRVQVALVWNSRNEKSSNSDKLNALANIIFGNRWRHLLGERDFWEHVGGIDISLDPSSFGQANTRAFDSLLRKLHKYVPFGASVADLYAGAGVIGLSLAATKKCRSVKCIEINKESKPSFEKTVDRLPKSIEGSISWHNADTSIDPLSWLVGSDVIVVDPPRKGLDTTLIDALRTISSHKVKPSLKGSSSIIKEEKRPWVLRERERVKEFSVQVGRETISEDPQSLPETLIYISCGWESFKEDCKSLLNSKSWQLEKAHGFNFFPGTQSIEVLAVFKRSLKKKKTGKKKKKQG; this is encoded by the exons ATGGTCCGACCGAGTTGTACCATTGAGATATTTATCCTTCTTAATGATGATATACATTATCCGTTCCCGCCAAGGAGCCCCGAAAAATTCTCCACACGGCCACCGCGCGCGACAGAGATGTCACTCTACACCCTCCCAATACGTCCCACTTATCCAATCATCACCTGCCGCGTATCCCCCGCCACAGCGCCAACCGTCGCTTCTCCTCCAATTCCTCCCTCCTTACTCCCGCCAGCTACTTCCGCAGCTACTGTCCCCTCGCTAACTTGCGCCTTACAGTGTCCTCACTTTGAATC GTGCTCTGGATGCACGCACGAGTTCAATCTACACCGTCCGGTCATCGTAGACGAAGCATCTAATTTCTTCAAGGGTCTTGGAGTGTCAGATTTTACTTTCGATAGCTGTAGATTG TGGGGATGGAGGTGTCGAGCAAAGTTAGCCGTTCGTGGATCATCGGAGAACCCTCTGATTGGACTCTATCAGGAGGGTACTCATAACGTTGTGGATATTCCTCAATGCAAAG CTCATCACCCCAACATTAATGCTGCTGTTGAGCTACTAAGAAAAG GTGTTAGAGAATTAAATATTGAACCATATGATGAGGATCAAGGGACAGGGGATTTGCGATACGTTCAG ATGGCTGTTACAACACACAATACTGCACTTCCAGCTGTTGAAAGATATAGAAATG GTAGAGTACAGGTTGCTTTAGTTTGGAATTCAAGAAATGAGAAGTCCTCAAATTCGGACAAATTAAATGCCTTGGCTAAC ATAATTTTTGGGAATAGATGGAGACATCTTTTGGGGGAAAGGGATTTCTGGGAGCATGTTGGGGGGATTGATATATCCTTGGATCCCTCTAGTTTCGGCCAAGCAAACACACGG GCTTTTGATAGTTTGCTTCGGAAGTTACACAAATATGTGCCTTTTGGAGCATCTGTGGCTGATTTGTATGCAGGAGCTGGTGTCATTGGATTATCATTAGCTGCCACTAAAAAATGCAG GTCTGTAAAATGCATTGAGATTAACAAAGAATCTAAGCCATCATTTGAGAAGACAGTTGACCGCTTACCGAAGTCTATTGAGGGCAGCATTAGCTGGCACAATGCTGACACTTCCATT GATCCTCTTTCTTGGCTTGTGGGATCAGATGTGATTGTCGTTGATCCTCCTCGGAAGGGATTAGATACAACTTTGATTGATGCATTACGGACCATATCTTCACATAAAGTTAAACCATCTTTGAAAGG TTCATCTTCAattataaaagaagaaaagagacCATGGGTTTTACGCGAAAGAGAACGCGTGAAAGAATTTTCAGTTCAAGTTGGAAGAGAAACAATTTCAGAAGATCCTCAATCACTTCCAGAAACTCTCATTTATATAAGCTGTGGATGGGAAAGCTTCAAAGAG GATTGCAAGTCCTTGTTGAATAGTAAGTCTTGGCAGTTGGAAAAAGCCCATGGTTTTAATTTCTTTCCAGGCACTCAGAG CATTGAGGTATTAGCTGTGTTCAAAAGGAGCCTCAAGAAAAAGAAAacaggaaagaaaaagaagaaacagGGTTGA
- the LOC108458677 gene encoding uncharacterized protein LOC108458677 isoform X1 — protein MVRPSCTIEIFILLNDDIHYPFPPRSPEKFSTRPPRATEMSLYTLPIRPTYPIITCRVSPATAPTVASPPIPPSLLPPATSAATVPSLTCALQCPHFESCSGCTHEFNLHRPVIVDEASNFFKGLGVSDFTFDSCRLWGWRCRAKLAVRGSSENPLIGLYQEGTHNVVDIPQCKAHHPNINAAVELLRKGVRELNIEPYDEDQGTGDLRYVQMAVTTHNTALPAVERYRNGRVQVALVWNSRNEKSSNSDKLNALANFLWRNGGSRSKLHLVHSVWANFQTSTNNIIFGNRWRHLLGERDFWEHVGGIDISLDPSSFGQANTRAFDSLLRKLHKYVPFGASVADLYAGAGVIGLSLAATKKCRSVKCIEINKESKPSFEKTVDRLPKSIEGSISWHNADTSIDPLSWLVGSDVIVVDPPRKGLDTTLIDALRTISSHKVKPSLKGSSSIIKEEKRPWVLRERERVKEFSVQVGRETISEDPQSLPETLIYISCGWESFKEDCKSLLNSKSWQLEKAHGFNFFPGTQSIEVLAVFKRSLKKKKTGKKKKKQG, from the exons ATGGTCCGACCGAGTTGTACCATTGAGATATTTATCCTTCTTAATGATGATATACATTATCCGTTCCCGCCAAGGAGCCCCGAAAAATTCTCCACACGGCCACCGCGCGCGACAGAGATGTCACTCTACACCCTCCCAATACGTCCCACTTATCCAATCATCACCTGCCGCGTATCCCCCGCCACAGCGCCAACCGTCGCTTCTCCTCCAATTCCTCCCTCCTTACTCCCGCCAGCTACTTCCGCAGCTACTGTCCCCTCGCTAACTTGCGCCTTACAGTGTCCTCACTTTGAATC GTGCTCTGGATGCACGCACGAGTTCAATCTACACCGTCCGGTCATCGTAGACGAAGCATCTAATTTCTTCAAGGGTCTTGGAGTGTCAGATTTTACTTTCGATAGCTGTAGATTG TGGGGATGGAGGTGTCGAGCAAAGTTAGCCGTTCGTGGATCATCGGAGAACCCTCTGATTGGACTCTATCAGGAGGGTACTCATAACGTTGTGGATATTCCTCAATGCAAAG CTCATCACCCCAACATTAATGCTGCTGTTGAGCTACTAAGAAAAG GTGTTAGAGAATTAAATATTGAACCATATGATGAGGATCAAGGGACAGGGGATTTGCGATACGTTCAG ATGGCTGTTACAACACACAATACTGCACTTCCAGCTGTTGAAAGATATAGAAATG GTAGAGTACAGGTTGCTTTAGTTTGGAATTCAAGAAATGAGAAGTCCTCAAATTCGGACAAATTAAATGCCTTGGCTAAC TTTTTGTGGAGAAATGGTGGGTCAAGGAGTAAACTCCATTTGGTCCATTCTGTGTGGGCTAATTTTCAGACATCTACTAACAAT ATAATTTTTGGGAATAGATGGAGACATCTTTTGGGGGAAAGGGATTTCTGGGAGCATGTTGGGGGGATTGATATATCCTTGGATCCCTCTAGTTTCGGCCAAGCAAACACACGG GCTTTTGATAGTTTGCTTCGGAAGTTACACAAATATGTGCCTTTTGGAGCATCTGTGGCTGATTTGTATGCAGGAGCTGGTGTCATTGGATTATCATTAGCTGCCACTAAAAAATGCAG GTCTGTAAAATGCATTGAGATTAACAAAGAATCTAAGCCATCATTTGAGAAGACAGTTGACCGCTTACCGAAGTCTATTGAGGGCAGCATTAGCTGGCACAATGCTGACACTTCCATT GATCCTCTTTCTTGGCTTGTGGGATCAGATGTGATTGTCGTTGATCCTCCTCGGAAGGGATTAGATACAACTTTGATTGATGCATTACGGACCATATCTTCACATAAAGTTAAACCATCTTTGAAAGG TTCATCTTCAattataaaagaagaaaagagacCATGGGTTTTACGCGAAAGAGAACGCGTGAAAGAATTTTCAGTTCAAGTTGGAAGAGAAACAATTTCAGAAGATCCTCAATCACTTCCAGAAACTCTCATTTATATAAGCTGTGGATGGGAAAGCTTCAAAGAG GATTGCAAGTCCTTGTTGAATAGTAAGTCTTGGCAGTTGGAAAAAGCCCATGGTTTTAATTTCTTTCCAGGCACTCAGAG CATTGAGGTATTAGCTGTGTTCAAAAGGAGCCTCAAGAAAAAGAAAacaggaaagaaaaagaagaaacagGGTTGA